The nucleotide window ATCCAGGCAGCCTCTATTTATTGCTTCTATCCTTTGTTCCTATCACCAAGAcagttttgtgggggtttttatgataaaatattcctCTCAGTTTCATAGTAACACAATAAGGGGAAGAAATTATTCACAACAGAAGAGGActggggttttcttttccttctttgtaaagtGATTTTCTACCAaatctttcaaattatttctttgggaATTTATATCCATTCCTTCcagcaatatttttaaagcttatattAGATGATGTTTGGGAATTGGGACCATGAGGAAAAGTTGGCTCTCttccctggcttgcagatgaaGCTAAATTAACACATACTTGTAGAAGGGACAAGCATTTTCAGGGCCTaaatataggaaattattttgaggGATATGCAGATAAACCAAAATGGAGAATGGATAGaaattatctcaaaaatataGGCAAAAGCATGGCTAGCCCTGGAAGAAAGTGGTAGCATGTCCTGCTGTTGTAAGGAGGGGAGGACTACTCAGAATTCCTCGGATTCGATATTGATTAATTTCAGTTCATTGGCTCTTGGCCCCACTGACCTCTGTGGAATGTTATCACTGCAGGAAGGATGCCTGTCTTTATTCCTGAAAACCCCAGGCCTTGCTCAGCCAGGGGTGGCCAGGGAAGATTGTGCTTGGGTTTGTGAAGGTGAGCAATTTTGACCATCTCGTATTTTCGAGACCAAATCTTAAAAGAATCACCAGACACTATGCTGGCACTGAAGCCATCGCAGTCATGATGGCTCCACCCATCTCTGACCAGGTGATAGGAGTCCTTGCCAAGGACTAGCATCACAAGACCACCCACAACCTTGAAATCCTACCACTATAGGACCATTGTGAAGTACAGGAGATATGCTTTTGTGAATCAGAAAGCCCACAAGCAGGGGCTGTTTGTTTTGGTTACTTACGCAATTCTTGATGTTGAGGTCAGCCCCATACATAATCAGGAGTCTGATCATCTTGTAACGGTTCAGCCTCACGGCGTCATGCAGAGGGGTATCTCCTTCCTAGAGAAGCCAAGACCACAGGCTAAAGTGGGGCCTGAGGCCTGGAAGTGCGTCCCACAAGAGCCCGGGCTTGGGAGTGATTCCAGATGAATGAGGGCTGGAGCTGCGGGAGGTGGAACTTTGCCCAGGTACTCACTCGGTCTTTGGCGTTGAGGTCGGCCTCACAAGCGATGAGGTGCTCTGCGCACTCGTAGTGGCCGGTCCTCACGGCCACGTGCAGCGCTGTGCTGAGCAACTGGGAAATTTAAGAATGCAACTGATTTGTGGGGCTCGGGGACAGAGACTGTCCCAGACCCCAAGGCATGTGCGAGGGGGACATGTGGCCACTATGGTGCCCCACACAGCATGAGCTCAAATGGGAGAGGAGGGTGNCGGGGTGGCTTtgggagaggagggtggaggggaggaggaggcggaggaaaagaggagaggaagcaggggaggagggaagaaggggagaagagagaaagggagaaataccTTATCCCGAGCACTGATTTTTGCTCCTTTATTCAATAGCAATTTTAAGACATCCAGGTTTCCTCCACGGCTTGCCCAGTGAAGGGCTGTGGATTCAAGCTATACCAGAAGGTAAAAGGACATGATTTAACGTGAAGAACTGGCCAAGAGGAGTTAGTACTTGGTTTCTGAGGCCCGGGAACACGATTTGCTAGGACATCCATGGCAGCAGTGGGCTGTCGGCCTCCGGACTACAACTGCAATGACTAAGAACTACAATTTATTGAGAACTacaatttattgagaatttcagCATGCCGACAAGGTGCTACACACTTTCGATCGATTGGTCCTCCTAGCAACATTATGTGGTAGGGGAGACTACACtcgttttgcagatgagaaaaacagGTCTCCTATTTTGGAGAGTTTCTTGCCCAAGGAAGCACAGCTAGTAAGTATCAGACTAGATATTCAAACCCACATCTGCCTGGAACTTTAAGCCACTTTTGCCAAATATACTCAGAAGTTCTAGACAAATGCTTTCTAAAATTCTGGCAGAATAAAAGTTGTCCCTTCCAAGAGATTTTAATCTGGatctgcccctcttcctgtgtCCCTGTTGTTTTTTGCCCATCTCTTGCTGGTTCTCTGCCATCATTTGTGCCGGCACAGCCTCTGTCCCTCAAGTGTCCACACTCGTGGTCACTGCACATTTCCCTGGCTCTTAGGAGATCCCCTCTTCCACACTCTGACATACTCCTGGCCTTCCAAATCATACACTCATGAATTGTTAGTGTCTTTTTCATgcaaactttgttttgttttttttattgctttcctGTGTGTTTGTCTTCAGGGTTCAATTTTGTTCAAATTCTTTGGACTTTTTTAATATCCCTCTTCTGCTTTGCTATAAAGTCAAATTGAGCcgcatttaaataaataaagcattttcccAGTTCAATTTTCAGTCCATAAAATATGCTGTATGCTGGTCTTTATAGAACTCACAGAAGTTGAATTATTGAGGCCTGAATAGCAGCTACTTTCCATAGATGCAGTTCATTCCACATGCAGTTTAGCCCCTGATCTCACTGATGGCATCTATCATATAAGGTGTACAGCTAGAGAATTCTGACACATCGCTAGCAGCCAAGGGGCCACGAGCAGACTGCCGTGTGTAATGGAAGGACAGGGATGCTAAGAGGTAAGTGCTGAGTGTATTATTTCTCAGTAATGCTACTGACTTGATACTGACCCAACTCTCTGATGAGGATATTGAATTGCAGccttcacttccttcttttccctgaaACACTCCTCTCCTCTTCAGTATGTATGGAAAATACTTTCCACATGACCTAGCCCCATCTCCTAACTTCCCTTTGTATGGAGAAATGAGCTTTCACCTAGTTCTCTCAGATCAATTTTCAATCCAATCAGCCCCATTTTTCATCGTAGGTTTTCTCAAGCTTCATATAGTCTACTTATTTTGGCTCATTTccaaacaaagaaatatatttaccaTATCACGGAATTCGATCTGGGCTCCAGCTTCCATTAACTTCTCCGCAATTGCCAAATGTCCTTCTAAGCATGCTCTGTGAAGAGCTGTCCGTTTATACTGTcagaagagagatttaaaaagagagagagagtgatgcacataaaaatgatgagaaatcCTTTCTAAGAAGTATGAAGCTGAGAACTCCGATCACCTCAGTGATAGAAACTCGAGTGCTTCTTTTTGAATTAGAAGTGTCAAATTTACTAAAATTGCAGAACTAGAACGGTGATCCTACAACTGAGGTTTGACCTGCAGGTACATTTCTAAGTGCTCAGAGGTCTACACGGACGGATGTGAACTTCACGTTCACAACTACCTCAATGCTGACATTTCCCTTTCTTGAATTTTGTGCCTTCGTTTTTTGTGTAGAATTTGCCATGCAGATCAGACAGTTTTATCCCATCTGGGACTGTTGCTAGGTTGAATATCAAAAAGTATTCAATTCTCTTTTTAAGAGAATGGGGGACTCATTTTTAGTTCACCTTCAGAAATGATTCTCTATTCAGTTCTGGGGGGAAAGGATACAAAAAAGGATTAGCGTTTCTGGTAAGAGGCTTCATATGAATGAATTAATAGACTATTTGGCCTAAAACAACTGTTGGCATTATTCACTCCAGTGCCCTCtatttacaaacaaggaaacagaggtctagaaaatgcaaattagctGCTAAAATCAAATAGCCAAGTAGTGATAGAACCAGCACTTGAACTCCAGTCCAGAGTCCCTATGTAGCGCTGATGTGTTTGGGTCCAATCAAGGAAGGtgctattggggcacctgggtggcttagttggttaagtgtctgccttcggttcaggccatgatcccagggtcctgggactgagccccacgttgaactccctgctcagcccctccccctgcttgtgctcactctcgctcactctgtctcaaataaaaaaaaatttttttaaaaagggtgatGTTATTATGTATCTCTCCCAAAGGGACTTGTTGGTCCTGCCTTATTAAAAGTCTATCCTAAGAATATAAAAAgttgaagacaaatgaaaaaccaGCCAGAAGAATATGAGAGTGCAAAAAATGATGCAGTCCACAGCATGAATCCAGCCTCTTTTTTTCTGGACCGCTG belongs to Ailuropoda melanoleuca isolate Jingjing unplaced genomic scaffold, ASM200744v2 unplaced-scaffold8824, whole genome shotgun sequence and includes:
- the LOC117800900 gene encoding ankyrin repeat domain-containing protein 1-like, with translation MEAGAQIEFRDMLESTALHWASRGGNLDVLKLLLNKGAKISARDKLLSTALHVAVRTGHYECAEHLIACEADLNAKDREGDTPLHDAVRLNRYKMIRLLIMYGADLNIKNCAGKTPMDLVLHWQNGTKAIFDSLKENSYKTSRIASF